The DNA sequence GATACACGGTCAGCAGCAGATCGCTCATGGCGCGACGCTAGGGGGGGACCGGACGGTTTTCAACGGGTTGCAAGCCGGGCGGGGCGTCCATATCTGCTGCCCCAACGTAGACAGAACGGAGCGCGCAATGGCTGATGACAAGTTTCCCGGCTGGCATGGCACCACGATCCTGGCGGTCCGCCGGGGCGGCAAGGTGGTCGTGGCGGGCGATGGGCAGGTCAGCGTCGGTCCGACCGTGATGAAGGGCAGCGCGCGCAAGGTGCGCCGCCTGACCCCCGGCGGGCGCGACGTGGTCGTGGGCTTTGCCGGATCGACCGCCGATGCCTTCACCCTGCTGGAACGGCTGGAGAAGAAGCTGGAGGCCGCGCCCGGTCAGCTGCAGCGCGCCTGCGTGGATCTGGCCAAGGATTGGCGCAT is a window from the Paracoccus marcusii genome containing:
- the hslV gene encoding ATP-dependent protease subunit HslV, giving the protein MADDKFPGWHGTTILAVRRGGKVVVAGDGQVSVGPTVMKGSARKVRRLTPGGRDVVVGFAGSTADAFTLLERLEKKLEAAPGQLQRACVDLAKDWRMDKYLRNLEAMLIVTDGTDLLVVTGAGDVLEPEHDVAAIGSGGNFALAAARGLLESDLDAEAIARKAMQIAADICVYTNGRLTVETIG